One window of the Rhipicephalus sanguineus isolate Rsan-2018 chromosome 4, BIME_Rsan_1.4, whole genome shotgun sequence genome contains the following:
- the LOC119391310 gene encoding ubiquitin-conjugating enzyme E2 Z-like produces MSMPDASSSSPAASRHCLSCVTSDESRRRATVYGLEPALCQHEQPSVQCLLRLNRDLVNIFDDPAWGVRRARREQHHQRPRRHRGSRQHAVRRRLLPFVLKCLPDYPARPPLVRFMTTDAGRVRFSPNLYSSGLVSLSILARFLDPPGLRT; encoded by the coding sequence CGTCGTCCAGCTCGCCAGCCGCGAGCCGCCATTGCCTCTCCTGTGTTACTAGCGACGAATCGCGGCGACGTGCAACCGTGTACGGTTTGGAGCCCGCGTTATGCCAGCACGAGCAGCCGTCGGTGCAGTGCCTGCTGAGACTCAACCGTGACCTCGTGAACATCTTCGACGACCCGGCCTGGGGTGTTCGTCGAGCCCGAAGAGAACAACATCACCAACGTCCACGCCGTCATCGTGGGTCCCGACAACACGCCGTACGAAGGAGGCTTCTTCCATTCGTGCTCAAGTGCCTCCCCGACTACCCGGCCAGGCCGCCGCTGGTACGCTTCATGACGACGGATGCCGGAAGGGTGCGCTTCAGCCCGAACCTGTACAGCAGCGGGCTCGtctcgctcagcatcctggcacGTTTCCTGGACCCTCCTGGACTCCGGACATGA